The Enterobacter asburiae sequence CAAGACATGAGCACCACTATTGAAAAAATCCAGCGCCAGATCGCTGAAAACCCGATTCTGCTGTATATGAAAGGTTCTCCGAAGCTGCCAAGCTGCGGCTTTTCCGCGCAAGCGGTTCAGGCGCTGTCAGCCTGTGGTGAGCGTTTTGCTTACGTTGATATCCTGCAGAACCCGGACATCCGCGCAGAGCTGCCAAAATACGCTAACTGGCCGACTTTCCCGCAGCTGTGGGTTGACGGCGAACTGGTTGGCGGCTGCGATATCCTGATTGAGATGTACCAGCGCGGCGAACTGCAGCAGCTGATCAAAGAGACGGCGGCGAAGTACAAAACCGAAGAGCCAGACGCTGAGTAATTTTCTGCGTTAATAAAAAAGCGACCTGATAAGGTCGCTTTTTTTTATTCTTCACTGTCGCCCATCGGCAGCGGCCAACCGCCCAGACGCTTCCAGCGGTTGACGATCTCACAGAACAGCTCTGCGGTGCGCTCCGTGTCGTATAAGGCGGAGTGTGCCTGGGTGCCGTCAAACGGTATACCCGCCGTAATGCAGGCCTTTGATAACACCGTTTGTCCCAGCGCCAGGCCGCTCAGCGCGGC is a genomic window containing:
- the grxD gene encoding monothiol glutaredoxin 4 translates to MSTTIEKIQRQIAENPILLYMKGSPKLPSCGFSAQAVQALSACGERFAYVDILQNPDIRAELPKYANWPTFPQLWVDGELVGGCDILIEMYQRGELQQLIKETAAKYKTEEPDAE